In Methanomicrobia archaeon, one DNA window encodes the following:
- a CDS encoding phosphoenolpyruvate synthase — MKFVKWFEEVGSGDVALVGGKNASLGEMIQNLRAKGVNVPSGFAVTAEAYRYVIDQAGIRGKIEETLADLDTHDMANLSTRGRKLRELIRTAPCPRDLEDEIRAAYREMEQRYGTNVDVAVRSSATAEDLPTASFAGQQETYLNVRGEEELMERVMDCFASLFTDRAISYRVDKGFDHLSVYLSVGVQKMVRSDLASAGVIFSIDPESGFSNAVYLTGAYGLGENVVQGTVNPDQFYVFKPTLAQGFHPIVERKLGTKRKKLVYKENEVGTEQQYITKEEAQQFILTDDELLVLARWAVIIEEHYGLPMDIEWAKDGRTGELFIVQARPETVHSQKDLAAIETYVLEESGNLLVTGEAVGHKIGSGEVTVILNASDIHKFKPGQVLVTEMTDPDWEPIMKVAGAIVTDRGGRTCHAAIISRELGIPCVIGTDKGSKLLKDVKAVTVDCSEGTGRIFEGKLKYRVDTRSSENLPRPCTQIMMNAAIPDTAFVQGQIPNDGVGLAREEFIINSYIGIHPRALLDYEQLQAQAKADERIADVVKAIDERSASYSDKVQFFIDNLAMGIAKIAAGFYPNDVIVRLSDFKTNEYANLIGGYLYEPQESNPMLGWRGASRYYDAKFKAAFGLECRAIKKVREDMGLTNIKVMVPFCRTPEEGRKVIETMAEYGLKQNEEGLEVYVMCEIPSNVILADEFADVFDGFSIGSNDLTQLTLGLDRDSDLVAHLFDERNEAVKRLVKHVIDVAHEHEPRRKIGICGQAPSDFPEFAEFLVECGIDSMSLNSDAVISTRLQVAEVEKRLGKCT; from the coding sequence ATGTAGCTCTGGTCGGCGGTAAGAATGCATCTCTTGGCGAGATGATCCAAAATCTGCGCGCGAAGGGCGTGAATGTGCCCTCCGGCTTTGCGGTCACTGCGGAGGCCTACCGGTATGTTATTGATCAGGCGGGCATACGCGGGAAGATCGAGGAGACGCTGGCAGACCTGGATACGCATGATATGGCGAACTTATCCACGCGTGGTCGTAAGCTGCGTGAGCTGATCAGGACGGCACCGTGTCCCCGGGATCTCGAGGATGAGATCCGTGCGGCGTATCGGGAGATGGAGCAGCGCTACGGCACGAATGTGGACGTTGCGGTACGGAGCAGTGCTACCGCGGAGGATCTCCCAACCGCGAGTTTCGCCGGGCAACAGGAGACCTACTTGAACGTTCGGGGCGAGGAGGAGCTCATGGAGCGGGTGATGGACTGCTTTGCCTCGCTCTTCACCGATCGGGCAATTTCCTACCGTGTTGATAAAGGCTTCGACCATCTCAGCGTTTATCTCTCCGTCGGCGTGCAGAAGATGGTTCGGTCTGATCTGGCATCCGCCGGTGTTATCTTCTCTATCGATCCCGAATCGGGCTTCAGCAATGCGGTTTACCTTACGGGCGCTTACGGGCTGGGCGAGAACGTCGTGCAGGGCACCGTCAATCCTGATCAGTTCTATGTCTTCAAGCCCACGCTGGCTCAAGGCTTCCATCCCATCGTGGAGCGGAAATTGGGTACGAAGCGAAAGAAGCTGGTCTACAAGGAGAACGAGGTGGGGACCGAGCAGCAGTATATCACGAAGGAGGAGGCGCAGCAATTCATATTGACGGACGATGAGCTGCTGGTGCTCGCCCGCTGGGCGGTCATTATCGAGGAGCATTACGGGCTACCGATGGATATCGAATGGGCCAAGGACGGGCGTACCGGCGAGCTCTTTATCGTGCAGGCGCGACCGGAGACGGTGCATTCACAGAAGGATCTCGCAGCCATCGAGACGTATGTGCTCGAGGAGAGCGGTAACCTGCTGGTCACCGGTGAAGCCGTGGGGCACAAGATCGGGTCCGGCGAGGTGACGGTCATCCTGAACGCGAGCGACATCCACAAATTCAAGCCGGGACAGGTGCTGGTCACGGAGATGACCGACCCGGACTGGGAGCCGATCATGAAGGTCGCGGGTGCGATCGTCACTGATCGAGGGGGTAGAACCTGTCACGCCGCGATCATTTCCCGTGAGCTCGGTATACCCTGTGTCATCGGCACGGATAAGGGCTCGAAGCTCTTGAAGGATGTCAAAGCGGTCACGGTCGATTGCTCGGAGGGCACTGGGCGGATCTTCGAGGGGAAGCTCAAATACCGCGTGGATACGCGCTCTTCTGAGAACCTGCCACGACCGTGCACGCAGATCATGATGAATGCCGCCATACCTGACACGGCGTTCGTCCAGGGGCAAATCCCCAATGACGGGGTCGGACTGGCCCGCGAGGAGTTCATTATCAATTCATACATCGGCATACACCCGCGCGCACTGCTCGATTACGAGCAGTTGCAGGCGCAGGCTAAAGCGGACGAGCGCATCGCGGACGTCGTGAAGGCGATCGATGAGCGGAGTGCATCATATTCTGACAAGGTGCAATTCTTCATCGATAATCTCGCCATGGGTATCGCGAAGATCGCGGCTGGCTTTTATCCGAACGACGTGATCGTCCGGCTCTCTGACTTCAAGACGAATGAGTACGCCAATCTCATCGGCGGGTATCTCTATGAGCCCCAGGAGAGCAATCCCATGCTCGGGTGGCGCGGCGCTTCTCGTTACTATGATGCGAAGTTCAAAGCCGCTTTTGGCCTGGAATGCCGGGCGATCAAGAAAGTACGCGAGGACATGGGGCTGACCAATATCAAGGTCATGGTCCCCTTCTGTCGAACGCCCGAGGAGGGACGTAAGGTGATCGAGACGATGGCGGAGTACGGCTTGAAGCAGAACGAGGAGGGGTTGGAAGTATACGTGATGTGTGAGATCCCCTCGAATGTGATCCTGGCCGATGAATTCGCCGACGTATTCGATGGCTTCAGCATCGGCTCGAACGACCTGACGCAGCTCACGCTGGGGCTTGATCGCGATTCAGATCTCGTTGCGCACCTCTTTGATGAGCGTAACGAAGCGGTGAAGCGGTTGGTGAAGCATGTTATCGACGTCGCGCACGAGCACGAGCCGAGGCGGAAGATCGGCATTTGCGGTCAGGCGCCAAGCGATTTCCCCGAATTTGCCGAGTTCCTCGTGGAATGCGGGATCGACTCAATGTCCTTGAATAGCGATGCGGTTATTTCCACACGGCTACAGGTGGCGGAAGTAGAGAAGCGATTAGGAAAATGTACGTAA
- a CDS encoding DNA-directed RNA polymerase, producing MYVKIRAIDVVRVPPERLGDDLDGVVTEMLQDKLEGRLDKKVGMFIAILDVVDIKEGRIMIGDAGVYYETVFDALVFRPKMQEIVEGEVVEIVEFGAFVEIGPLDGLLHISQITDEYISYDEKNAKLVTKETSRTLGEGDRLRARIVAISLNERDPSESKIGLTMRQPGLGKLEWLEEERQKAAAKENEAARKVKPAGTEPAKK from the coding sequence ATGTACGTAAAGATACGCGCAATTGACGTCGTACGGGTGCCTCCAGAACGGCTGGGAGACGATCTGGATGGGGTGGTCACGGAGATGCTCCAGGATAAGCTGGAAGGCCGTCTGGATAAGAAGGTCGGGATGTTCATCGCGATCCTGGACGTCGTGGATATTAAAGAAGGGCGGATAATGATCGGCGACGCGGGCGTCTATTACGAGACGGTGTTTGACGCGCTCGTGTTCAGACCGAAGATGCAGGAGATCGTGGAAGGCGAAGTGGTGGAGATCGTCGAATTCGGCGCCTTCGTCGAGATTGGCCCGCTCGACGGGTTGTTGCACATCAGTCAGATTACTGATGAGTACATCTCGTATGACGAGAAGAATGCGAAGCTCGTAACGAAGGAGACGAGCAGGACGCTGGGTGAAGGCGATCGCCTTCGCGCGCGAATCGTCGCTATCTCACTCAACGAACGTGATCCCAGTGAGAGTAAGATCGGCTTAACGATGCGGCAGCCTGGTTTGGGGAAACTGGAGTGGCTCGAAGAGGAGCGGCAGAAAGCGGCCGCGAAGGAGAATGAAGCGGCGCGAAAGGTGAAACCGGCAGGAACGGAACCGGCGAAGAAGTAA
- a CDS encoding DNA-directed RNA polymerase, subunit E'': MMDKACRDCHRLIEAGRAVCICGSNAMSADWTGYLAIIDAKGSAIAEKLEITKAGRYALKVR; the protein is encoded by the coding sequence ATGATGGATAAGGCGTGCAGAGATTGTCACCGACTCATAGAGGCGGGACGGGCGGTCTGTATCTGTGGCTCGAATGCGATGAGCGCGGATTGGACGGGTTATCTGGCGATCATTGATGCGAAAGGCTCGGCGATCGCGGAAAAATTAGAGATCACGAAGGCGGGTAGGTACGCCTTGAAGGTAAGATGA